In the genome of Candida albicans SC5314 chromosome 6, complete sequence, the window ttttggccttgttgttttatttagttttgaaagaaagaaagaaagaaaaggtGTTTTTTTGTGTCCATAATAAATGCAAAATTaactaagaaaaaaaagtgggcaaatttttcttcttcttcttacttacttacttacttactCTCCCATAGTTAAAATGCATATGTATGGGCGGCGGCggcggtggtggtggtggtggtggggGGATTTTGTGTTATGTTTGCagttaaaaataaacaacaaaaatttaagCATTccctcttcttcttcttcttcttcatttcatttcattattatgaGTTGGTTGATGGATTTTAATATATCCTATCCTTATATAGGACAAAGGAATTTTTTTAAGAACAAAGAACTCAAAAggcaataataataataataataatattgcAGAATGAAgaatgataaaaaaaaaagaatttacagtaaataacaacaacaacaacaacaaccaaaaacaGGACgagtcttttttttttttttaatatcaagtgtaaaaatttatttgatggtataaatacattttaaaattaccttaaaatacaaatttatataaaattaCTTCttatttcctttttctttttctttttcttctttttcatttttcatttttgttatttatatttcttACTGAATAAGAAGAATAagatttttaattatatttccTTTAATATTCTTATAACATAATTACCTATCCCTTGTCCATTCTTATAGGtttgtttaattaaatCCTTCCTGCTCgtttttataatttatttatttcatttattcactcactcactcatTCATTCACATcttaataatatatatatatactatTCAAATATGGCTATTAAAGACAGAGTTAAGAGAGTTTCTAAAATTTTTACTTCCGACTCCAAAGaatctttgaaaaaagaagaacaacaagCTAAAGATACTAAAGAAATTGAGCCATCCACTACAACTGAAgatgctgctgctgctgctgctgaaGTAAAAGCTTCCACTGAAGGTGAAGCTACCAAAGATGCTACTGCCACTGCCACTGCCACTGAAGGTGAAGTTGCACCAACTGCCACTGAAACTAAAGCTGAAGCCGAAGCTGAAGCTGAAGCTGAACCAGTAGTGGTAGCTGCAGCTGCAGAAGCCACTCCTAAAGAAGTTGCAACTGAAGAACAACCAAGTCCATCAGCTGATATTACTGAAGAAGTTGCCGAACCAACTGCTGATAAAAAAGAAGGTGAAACTGAAACTGAAGGTGCTGCTACTGCTACTGAAGCTAAAGATGCTAAATCTGAAATCAAAGATTCTGCTGAAAAGACTGAAAAGGCTgttaaaaagaatgaattCTTTAAGAAGTTTATttctaaattcaaaaagaattcTCATGCTGCTAAGAATTGAATTCCAGTATTGCTAAAGTTTTGAATTGagttgaattgaattgaattgaattcattattattatcattatatataatcataaatcattattaatcacACCATCATTTTACTACTTATATTAGTTTatatctatctatctatttttaattgttaattttttatcttattttattttattttattctaaattttactttcttttttttaatatatataaattggggacttttttatttagtttatcccatttttcttcttcaggtTCTTACCATTCTAAGTAGtctatttcaatttcttagTGTAAATTAAACAAGAGAGATTTACTTCATTTGAAGACTAATTCGATTGTTAGAATTAGAGGTTTTGGAAAAACATTGTGTATAAAAGAGGCGGAGAAATTTAGGTCACACGCTGACGAAGATGAACATAATAACGACAATTgaagggggggggggagaaactttaatttaataaagttGGAAAAAGATTTTGGAGGCTAAATCATGAAATGattaaacaataaactCTTTGGGGTAGgaggaaggaaggaaggaGGGGGGTGTGAAAGAGGccattttcaaaacaaaattattgattattgtATTATCGATTATTGTATTATTGTATTATTGTATTATTGTattatattgttttcaaaattaatttaatttaatttaataaattatcaaaacaattCTTAACAACCAGTAACAATGAAACACgccaaagaaaaaaagatttaacAATAGATAACTAATAAAGATCATTTCTAAACTCATATCTACCATAAGAGAAAGTAAGTTTGCGAACTTGGATATAGAGATAAgataaatttattgttgttgttgttgttgttgttgtggcaTTAAAGGATAccccaattttttttttggaaatcaTGATAACACATATTTTTAAAGATCTAATTGAGTGACTTTTGCAAATTTAACACATTCAAAAGATAAACTGGCCACATCCCCTAGATAAAAGTTTTAAACAAGATATGAGATTATTTTGCCATCCCCTCTCTACTGTAatatattaaatcaaagaaCGACTTGATAATCACAATACTggattatatatatatatatatgttcTTATATTAATGCTGTCCTGGCAACAATCATTCACCCACagttaatttcaaatcaatatcaagaatgaatgaataacACATATTTGCAACTATGACTTTAACTTTTTCTGTagcaatattttttttttggggggGGTTAAGCAGCCCTGGCCAAAATCATGACACTTACATGACcattttctctttttcttataAAATGTCATGCGATATGATAACGAATTCTATAAACCACACTTTTTCTATAgacaaaaaatattgatcaTATAAATGTATTACTGTAAAAGATGGTCCTTTCTGTTAATTAGATCCTATGTATGCTTattaaagagaaaaagacTATAAGTAAACTCACATGAAAGAGGGGGCAACTGTTTGGAGattgtttggtttggtttggttCCTCCAATGATACGGCGAGGGCACCACTTTACTTTTAGAGTCTAACTAaataacaattcaatttcacaTTGATCTAATTGTAGTAACGCACTCACTGAATTGAATCGtgattaattttaatagatcttatttattggaaaaaatcacttactattattatatagACTTATTCTATGATTTCTTCGTTAGTCACGTGACatataattatttgttCTATTGTCAATATCCCCCCTCCCCCCCAAAAAGACAATAAAGAGatataacaacaacaagtctttgtattatttaacaaaagagaaaattaatttaagaACAAtaccaattaaaaaatgaaaGGAGAACAGAAGAAGGAGAAGACCCAAAGTGATAAATTGGCTGTTTCTAGATAtaacaaaagaaatagaaatctGGGACCACAATTATTTTTGCTGGCTTTAaggaaaatatttttaaaatctaTTTAATGGGGGTTGTATTCGCCAATTCTACACGTATGAATTGTATTTCACTTATTCTAACTTATATTCCCTAATTACccatcaattcaaaatagacaagtttttatatatatccTGTCTATTTAACAAcagtaacaacaacaacaacaacaacaacaacaacaactataAACACTCattaatatttctttttttgggaCAATTCAAGTCAAGTCAATTGGTAATCACACTACTTTATCATAAGACAGACAGacagacaaaaaaaatactaaataaaaaaaaaaaaaaagaaattccGTAGGCAAtacaaaaatttacaaaagccaaagaaaaagaaaaagaaaaagaagaagaagaaaaagaagaagaagaagctcaaccttcaaaaataaagaaagtgaagaaatcaatcaattaaaaaaatttctgaTTTCTGATTTCTGATTTCTAATTTCTAATTTGTTTCCTATTCTTTTTActcattaattttattatacACATAACATTCATCTGtcaatatcaatcaatccaattatatataaagacagatcaatcaaataatcattatcatcatcaacaaaaaaaaaagaaaaaaaaaagcatatacatatatttttattagtatttgttgttttaatcaaagaaaaagagaatatatatttgtCGACACAACCaaactaaactaaactaaactaaaccaacatcaatttttttttttctttttttttcttcacattcccttttttttttcttttggtttttttttttttttttgtcgtTTGCTTTAACCGCCAACATTCAATATTGCTTCCCcttttcaacaacataCTATCAATATGGATTTAAGAGTTGGTAAGAAATACCGTATTGGTCGTAAAATTGGATCAGGTTCATTTGGTGACATTTATTTAGGAACCAACATTATATCAGGTGAGGAAGTTGCTatcaaattggaaaacaCTAAAGCCAAACATCCACAATTGGAATATGAAGCCAAAGTTTATAAAGCATTGagtggtggtgttggtaTTCCATTTGTTAGATGGTATGGTACTGAATGTGATTATAATGCCATggttattgatttattgggTCCATCTTTAGAagatttgttcaattattgTAATCGGAAATTCACTTATAAAACTGTTTTGTTATTGGctgatcaattaatttgtCGTATTGAATACATTCATGCCAGATGTTTTATTCATCGTGATATTAAACCCGATAATTTCTTAATGGGTATTGGTAGAAGAGGTTCTCAAGTAAATGTCATTGATTTTGGATTAGCTAAGAAATATAGAGATCCAAGAACTCATTTACATATCCCTTACAGAGAAAATAAGAATTTGACAGGTACTGCCAGATATGCTAGTGTCAATACTCATTTAGGTATTGAACAAAGTAGAAGAGATGATTTGGAAAGTTTAGGTtatgttttgatttatttctGTCGTGGATCTTTACCATGGCAAGGATTGAAAGCCGCTacaaaaagacaaaaataTGATAGAATTatggaaaagaaaatgacTACTCCAAACAATATTTTATGTAAAGGATTACCATCGGAATTTTTGGAATATATGAATTATGTGAAAACATTAAGATTTGATGATAAACCAGATTATCCATATTTAAGAAAATTGTTTAGagatttattcaaaaaagaaaattataGATATGATTATGTTTTTGATTGGACTTTATACAAGtttcaacaagaaaaacaaagagCTCAACAAGGTAAAGTAGCTGATGGTGACAATCaagatcaacaacaacaacaaaataatcaaaatcaaactcaaactcaaaatcaacaaggCCAAATAACAgcaccacaaccaccagTACCAGtatcacaacaacaacaacaacaacagcaaatTCCTCAACATATACCAACACCACAACAAATAtcacagcaacaacagcaacaacagcaacaacaacaacaactcccaccacaacaacaaaaaacttCTGTCACTCcacaattacaacaataCACTGATCAACGtcttcaaaatcaacgAGCTGTATATCAActgaatcaaaattataGTGGCACTAAATCTGCTCAACCACAAGCCCAACAACCTCCACAACAAGGTAATCCAGCATGGCTTTAAgaattttaaattcaaagtTTCATTTAGTGGTGTTtgtaattaatttttcctttatatatatatatatatatatattactttattttttaaaacttATTAATTGAATGGTGAATGGTGGTTatattttagttttttattttttatttttttaaaaaatttacttAGTTTTTGAGTTTTTTCATTGGGAGTAATTTATCtattttatatattctATTATATTATACAGAAATTCTaatgtttgtttttgaCTTATACATATCTTATTTTGCattaatatattatataaagttgttgaactgttttcaatttttatgATTGTTCAGATTTTGACTCTTCAGGCTTTGATTCTTCAGGCTTTGACTCTTCAGTCTTTGAGGTGTTCTTTGCATCTTTATTCTTGGTATTTTCAACTCTTTCAGTATAATTAAataagaaatcaaaaatactAGCACcattttgaattggttcaccatcttcatttttattaccTCTATAAGCATCAATATAACCGAAAAATCcataaaaaatattttctttactTTCTTCAGCATAAATCTTatcataaatatatttcattttaaattcattcatttctttatcaaatttagtgaaatcaattggttCATAATCTGATTTAgttaatttaatattatatCCATCAAATACTGGATTTTCTAAAAGTAAACCCAAAGCGGGAGCTTTAGgaatattaatttttgttgattggaaaaaattattaattattccACAAGGTAAACTTAATCGAACTACTAATGCTGCCATAGCAATcatttttctaatttgatGTAACATAAATGATTGACCATGAATTTTAATCGATATCCATTCAGTTCCTTCAATAACAAATGGATCTGATACAATAGTTTTAATCATAAATCTATTGGCACTAGTATCTTTAAAAGGTTTACCCACGGTGAAATTATGGAAATTATGAGTTCCTTCATATTGTTTCATAACTTCACGGAAATGTTGTAAAcgtgatgatgaaattcTATATGATCTTCTactttgattttcaatggttttaatttgtttaatcaatttagtAAATGATAATTCAGAAATatctctttcttcttcgtcagcttgttgttgctgctgttgttgttgttgttgttgttgttcatcGTATGAACTAgtaattgaatcaatttgttcttGAGTAATACCGGAAGctaaaatttttgatttaacaTTTTCCCACCAATCAATACCTTCTTGatcatcttcaaataaatcgggattttctaattttttttctttaactAATTCACTTAATActgattttggttttggtggTAATAAACTAAATGTCGGtaataaatattcataAATTCTTGAAGAACAACATTTTCTACAATCAAACCCCTTTGTGGTTCTTTGAATTCCCCAAATTCTAATTTGTTTAggtaataaatcattaattttattgataatttctGGATCttcaattatcatttttaatgaaattacaTTACCTGCAGCATGTACTCCTTTATCAGTTCTTGCTGCTCTTTGAAATCCCgatttttttaaatcaacaGCATTTTCAGCCGATATGGCTCCGGCAGTGGCCATAGCATCATaaatatctttttcaatggtTTTAACATTAGGATCATTTTGTACTTGCATCCCATTATATCCAGTACCACAATATCCTAACATAACGGCAACTTTACGTTTTGGCTTTCTTGGTGCTTTTGGGATTGGTTGACCATTTTCATCGACTAATGGAGTATATTCGATtctaaaataaaattaaaaaaaaaaaaaaatttgttagtCAAAAAATCGTTCTATAAATCTTAAtagatgaaaaaaataaaaaagggtggggggggggggacTTACCTACTTTTGTCTTGGTTGAAATTCCTTTTTAAGACGTTTCTTGTCATTTTCATTAGctgatggtgatggtgatgatttTCTGACACGAGTCGTTGATTctgttgtggtggtggtagtggtagtggtagtggtagtatCTTTGTTAGATACAGAAGTAACGTCTTGAACATCAGTTGATTCGGTTGGGATCGGtataattgaagaattatcaGTTAATTCTTGAATATTCAAAGATTCAgacatttgaaattgatctATAACTGGGAAAGATATTATCAAGATATATGAATATATGTtggttcttttttttttttttttttttttcacgATGGGCTGTCTCTCTTTGCTTTGGTTGGTTGGGACTGAAAATTTATCACCCATCACCGCTACCAcccacaaaaaaaaaaaaatttccacTCATCGccatcaaataaaaaacctCACTTCACACACTCAAATATTATCACTTAACGTCATCCCTCCTCTCCTCCCCTCTCCCTTATATTTTCATACTAATTCTATCTATCCATTTATTATGAGACCACTtacagaagaagaaaccaAAGTCgtatttgaaaaactaGCCAATTATATAGGTAGAAACATTTCTTTCCTTATAGATAATCCAGAAAATCCTCATGTTTTCCGACTTCAAAAAGATCGAGTTTATTATGTTCAGGAATCAATTGCTAAATTTGCTACTAGTGTATCACGTCAACAATTAATGTCATTAGGTACATGTTTTGGGAAATTCACTAAAACGGGGAAATTCAGATTACATATTACTAGTTTACCTTATTTGGCTCAATATgctaaattcaaaatttggaTTAAACAAAATGGTGAAATGCCATTTTTATATGGTAATCATGTATTAAAAGCTCATATTGGGAGAATGTCCGATGATATTCCGGAACATGCTGGGGTTATTATATATTCAATGAATGATATACCTTTAGGATTTGGTGCTAGTGCTAAAAGTACTGCTGAAGCAAGAAATTTACCTCCAACTGGTATCGTTGCATTTAGACAAGGTGATATAGGTGAATATTTAAGAGAAGAAGATACATTATTTACTTAAATAGAATgtgaatatatatatatatatatatttatgtatgtatgtatgtatgtatgtagctacaataataattttaaaaaatggAAGATATAAAGTcttattaaattaaattttaagTTAAATTTTCTATTTACAAACATGGAAAGAgcccccccccccctcttTAATAACTTAAAACTGCTTGTTTAATCATTCCATATGGATTACCTTGATTATTAACATACAGTGCTTGTactaatttttcaaattgttcatCTATATTTATTTCTGGAGAATCggaaattttttcataatcTTTTTTATGGAAATCTTCACGAACAATTAAAACACCTTGATCTTTCCAAAATTGCATTAATGATCTAACTTCTTCCTTTGTGAATGGGAGGACTTTAAATGGTTTAATACCACCATTAGCAGTTAATGAGTTAGCAagatcaaaatcaaatattggcattttcaaaaatggaTTATATTCTTCATTTGGATAAACTCCAACTTTAACAGTTTGTCTATTCAAAGcaaaatcatttgatttacCCAATAAAACCCCACCTTTGGCAAAATTTATTTCACCACTAGCacatttcaataaaaattgaccaatttcaaattcattgacATGAATTGGAGTGAAATCTGGATGTTTATATTTAGTCCATGGATAATCTGCCAAGGcattaaaatcatcaacCGATACAATAATTGGGACATTTTGAGAATGTTCGACTAATTgttcaatgaaaaattggaaagCATAAGTAGGATGAACTTTACCCATATCACGATTTTGTGATAAGAAATCGTATAAAGTAGCAGTATTAGCTTTTAATAAAGTTTCCAGTTTATCTTTAGCAAATTTGATATCTTTagttaatttcaattttttgaaaatattggCATTAGCAGATAATATTTTATGAATCCATCTTTTCGTCAACATTGGTTGTTGATATACTCCCAATTTAGAATTTTTCACATAATCTGAAGTCCCATTACCAATGACTTCACCtgaatttaaatataatacaattgcttcattattgaatttttcttgaGAAAGCGATATAGCTTGATTGATTAATGTAGATTTACCACTTCCCTTTATACCATCAATATAAATTCTATTGGATTTAGATTCTCCATCTAATTTCtcaacaaattcttcattgattttaataGTATTGGAAGTGACTAATGATATTGGAGTTTGAAACATTTCATGATGTTGATATTTCTTGAATGCATTTAATACAGTCaaacttttttcaattgatttttcatattttgtCACTGTCCCAGCTTTCAATTCCTTATTAGATAATGTTTCAGCAATCAAAGTTGGAGCAGTTTGTTCAAGATTCAAATTTCTAACAGCATCTCTAAATGGTAAATGAGTTAATCCAGTagtttttttctgtttttgtttatttggaTCAATTCGTTTTCTTAATACTTGTTTCTTCTTACCTTCTTTTTGTCTAACAACTGCAAGATTTATAGATGTAGTTGTGAATGATCTTGCAGCAGTATTGGTCgtaagaaaagaaaaagaagaagaagaagcagcagcagcagcagcaattCTTTCTCTAAGTATATTGGTTGCCCTTAACATTTGGATGAATATTTATTCGTGAAGGTTGCGGTTAATGAATAGAgagttttatatttttgttagGGTTgtaaagattttttttaaaaaaaaaaaaatagagcgacagaaaaagaaaattttgcACCAATAATGCACGACCcaatatgaaaaaaaattttttcctCACTTTCaccaacaaaaatcaattttcgATTGTAGAGACGTCTTATTTATAAGATgagatttttcaattgaggaagaattaaaaaaaaatttttcttttatataaaaatggattctttttctttttctttttcttcttctttgtctttCTAATAGACCAAAGTCATGTTCAAATTACTAATACCGAATAAGTATAATTACGTGATACGACCATTGGTACGGTTTAAATCTATAAAATCACCAAAAtcaccaaaaccaaaaccaactGCAAAACTCAGTCCAAATGTGTTTTCTCTGGGTAAATTTTCTCAACTACATAATGACACCAGCACTACtaatattgaatcaaaaataactagttttgatcaattgaagattttCCCTTCGGTTAGAGAAGCCATgattaaagaaatcaaatctcAATACAATTTAAAAGGTCCACGACATTctaatattgatgaaattgatatcAAACCAACTCCCGTCCAAATTGCTGCTATTCGGAAAATTAACCAAACCAGGAAACTTAAAGTGCCCAATAAAGATTTAGAAGGTATGGATGATGCTGAACgtattcaatttgaattacaaaatgCTAATGAAATACAGAAAACTAAAGTATTCACCGTTGCTGCTGAAACTGGATCAGGTAAGACTTGGTCATATTTAGCTCCATTATTGAGTAAATTAAAACTGGATGATATGGAATTCTGGAAATCTGATCCAGAAGGTTATGATAATACGAGGAAAAAAGGTCAATTTGTTAAATCAGTCATACTTTTACCGACAAATGAATTAGTTGATCAAGTTTATGAAACATTACAACGAGCcaattcatttgaattggATCATAAAGGTGCCCCTGGTAATTTCACACTGTTTTTAGAATTGCcagaaaataaaactatGAATATTACTACCATGAAATTGGGACAAGGCGAAGCACCAGTAAGATTATTTCGTCAATTAGAAACTAAAGGTCCAATTGATGTTTTAATAACAACTCCTGGTAAAATTGTTGCCTTTTCTAAATTGGTCAATATCAATCGTCCATTTAGAGTTTTCGCTAATGTGAAATATTGTGTTTTAGATGAAGCTGATacattatttgatgattcaTTTGAGAAAAACACTACTGATGTCATTACTCATTTCCCTAAATTGcttgatttaattttggtttCAGCAACTATCCCTAAAGTATTTGAGAAAAAATTATCGAAATTATTTCCTGATCAACGTTCATTAATTAGAGTTGCTACTCCTCTGTTACATAAAGTTCCACGTAACATCAAAGTAATGACTATTGATGCTGATGTTGCTCCTTATAATGGATCCAAACCTAGATGTTTAGCACAAGCTCTTTATGCCATATCTAAAGATGGAACTGAACCAGGTTACGtcaaaagaattattgTTTTCGTCAATGAGAAATCTGAAGTTGATGGGATTGTTGAATCAATGattacaaaatataaagtAAGACCAGAAGATATTGTTGGAGTTTCCGGGTCGGTTAATATCAGAGATCGGAAAGATATGTTACAACCATTTTTACAACCGGcagaattgattgaaaatgatgattttggtAGTAAAGTGAAAATATTGGTCACTACTGATTTATTAGCTCGAGGATTAAATTTCCAAGGAGTGAAAAATGTCATATTATTAGGATTACCGAGAAATTCCGTTGATTTGGTTCATAGATTAGGTCGAACTGGTCGAATGAATCAAAATGGAAGAGTTTTTGtcattgttgataaaaaatCTAAGAAATCTTGGGTAAAAGGATTAGGCAATGCAATTATTCGAGGACTTCGAATTGgttaatgataatgataatgataatgataatgataatgatcaTGTTAATGTATgtcatttcattttgaaGAAGGGTGAGTCAAGTAAATCTATTGATGTGATGATTTCaaagatatttttttcagaCGTTAGACTTCctaattaataatttgagGATAATGTCTTAGATATCTGATTAGATTTACTTGCATTTAAACTggcttcttttttttataattgaaGTTTTATACTAACAAAATAcatttcttgttttcattttagagattttaatttattttttattttttaaaaaaaagaaaaatgttattcaatttgatattgaaacaTTTAATAGGTATGTGAtactttcttctttttttttttttttttttttcaccaattgAACCATGATAATACAAGacaaaaatgatgaaacaataaacaGACTAATTTTAATGAACGCTTGACTTCCGATTTTTCAACCGTGGGGAGAAGTCTACATTTTATCtgatattttttgttgttataattattattaattgttcATTTGGGAGAAATT includes:
- a CDS encoding ATP-dependent RNA helicase (Putative mitochondrial ATP-dependent RNA helicase of the DEAD-box family, transcription is activated in the presence of elevated CO2), translating into MFKLLIPNKYNYVIRPLVRFKSIKSPKSPKPKPTAKLSPNVFSSGKFSQLHNDTSTTNIESKITSFDQLKIFPSVREAMIKEIKSQYNLKGPRHSNIDEIDIKPTPVQIAAIRKINQTRKLKVPNKDLEGMDDAERIQFELQNANEIQKTKVFTVAAETGSGKTWSYLAPLLSKLKSDDMEFWKSDPEGYDNTRKKGQFVKSVILLPTNELVDQVYETLQRANSFELDHKGAPGNFTSFLELPENKTMNITTMKLGQGEAPVRLFRQLETKGPIDVLITTPGKIVAFSKLVNINRPFRVFANVKYCVLDEADTLFDDSFEKNTTDVITHFPKLLDLILVSATIPKVFEKKLSKLFPDQRSLIRVATPSLHKVPRNIKVMTIDADVAPYNGSKPRCLAQALYAISKDGTEPGYVKRIIVFVNEKSEVDGIVESMITKYKVRPEDIVGVSGSVNIRDRKDMLQPFLQPAELIENDDFGSKVKILVTTDLLARGLNFQGVKNVILLGLPRNSVDLVHRLGRTGRMNQNGRVFVIVDKKSKKSWVKGLGNAIIRGLRIG